Within Halorubrum lacusprofundi ATCC 49239, the genomic segment TCGATCTCCGGGTCATCTACCTCTTCGATAGCCACGTCGTACGGGCCTTGGTATACAACAGCTCTCATGGTTCGATCCATGTAAATGATGGACGCCCAGTATTCTAAACGTTTTTACATTATATTATACTGTTAATAAATTGAGTTACAATTCAATCACACGTCTCTCGTCAGGGACGCCTCGTCGATAACGAGAACGGAGCAGACGGAATCGCCGGCTGAGTCGTCGTCCAACGCGACCGATCCGTCGAGGGCATCGACGTCACTGGAGGTGTCGACGCCGTCGCGGGTCGAGACGGAGGCGGTCCGACTTTCCGTAATGACTATCCCCGGTCCCGATGAATCGGGAGGTATGGACTGGCCACACGACCCCGATGGCGAACAGGGGAGCGAGGGCAGGCGGCAGTACGGGCACGCGGTGCTCGCGAAGAAGATCAACGAGGAGGAGGACTTCCCGCTGTCGGCCGCCGACTACGTCGAGCAGTACGGCGACCACCCGATCCGGATCGACTACGAGACGGTCGTCTCCGTCGAGGAGATCTTCGGGGGCGTCGAGAAAGAGGAATTCGGGGACTTCGTCGAGTTCCACCAGGAACTCGGGCGCGCGATGCGCGAGAACGGCTACTGGTTCTACGAGGGTGCTGAGCAGTTCGTCGACGGTAGCGCGTAAGCGGGTTCTGTTCTCTCACCGCGCGGCTTCGACTGACCTCACTCACCGGCTCTCGCCGGTTATCTCTTCTCGATTCTGGATCTCGATCCGGCCTTCGATCCGGGGGTCGATCCCGTGTTCACGGGCGTAATCTGCGAGCACCTCGTACTGGATGTCGGCCTCGTCGACCCGGTGGCGCTGCGCGAGCGTCGGGAACTCGTGGTCGGAGTGGAGCAGGTACTCCGAGACGGCGACGGTGTAGTGTGCCTCGGGGTCGATCGGCTCGCCGCCGACAGTGGCCTCCAGAAGTCGCTCGCCGTCGGCGTCCCAGACGACCCGCGCGTTCGAGACGTGGCCGTGCCACCAGTCATCCTTTCCGAAGTCCACGTCCGGCGCAGCCATCTCGCGGAGCACGTCGCGCAGCTCCGCGCCGGTGACGGACGCGAGCGCCACGGGCTCCTCGAACGGAATGAGGCTGATCAGATCGGCCTTCGTCACGTCGCCGACCCACGGGTCGCCCTGTCGGAGGCCGCCCGCGTTCGACAGCCCCACGTCGGCGTCGAGTGCCCAGCAGAACGCGTCCGCGGCGAAGTTTCCGACGCGGCACTCTCCACCGTGGACGACCTCACCGGTCCGCTCGATCGGCTCGTCGACGCGATCGACGACCTCGTCGAGGTCGGCGGCAGCCATCCGCTCTTCGAGGGCAGCTTCGAGCCCGGCGATCGGCTCGACGCCGTCAGGCTCGTGGAGGGTCGCGGTGGGGACGGCGTCCTCGCCGTCGTCCCTCTCCCCGGCGTCCCCCGCCCCGCCGAGGTCGACCTCGACGACGGTCTCGCCGTTGACTCCGGGGCGGACCAGCAGGGTGTCGGCCACGCACTCGTTGCGCGGGCTGTGGATGTGACCGCCGAGGATCACATCCACGTCCAGTTCGCGGGCGAGGTCGTCGTCGCCCGCGCCGAGGTGCGAGAGGACGACGGCGTGATCGAGGCCGTCGCCGTTCTCGGCGACCTCGGCGCGCATCTCGGCGAGCGCGTCACTCGCGGCGGCGACGGGGTCGTCGAACGTGAGGTCGGCGGCCATCGGGTTTAGAGAGTCGGTCGCGGGGTCGGTGACGCCGACGAACCCGATAGTCGTTACTTCCCGAACGAGTCGAGAGGGTGCTGCCTGAACGCCACAAAATAGTCACTTTCTGTATAATTTGACGGTCAGTCTCGGCTGCTCCCACGAAGTAGATCGAGGAAGTTCCAATTCACCGCTTTGGACAGACGATGTTACCCGGATTTCGACGGTATCTGCCGAAAGCTGTCGCTCACCGCCAACTGACAGGCCGTGGGCTGACCCCGGTCAGCCCGCGGCCGTTGCCTGTGATGCTGGCACTCCAACCCCGTTCGCTTTGATCTTCCACCGGCGGCGTAACTCCTCTTCCAGCTCATGACGAATCCAGTCACAGAACGTCTTGAACGTGAACTCCTCGGGCAGGTCGCGCCCGCCCCGCCGTGGGCGGGCGACGACCGCCCACCGTAGCACCAGCCACAGGTTCTCCAGCAATGCCGCGACCAACATGATGGCAAACCGCACGACGGGATCACGCGTCGTCGTGATCCCGCGTGCTTGCCGAAGTAAGCGATAGGTCGTTTCGATGCCTGAACGCTTCCTGTAGCGGTGTTCGACCTGCTTCGCTGAGCGATCAGTAACGCCACACGCCACGTAGCCACGAACGACCTCGCCGTGCTTGCCTCGATCTCCGTTCTGGTAGGAGACAGCGACCGCGAGCGGGAAGCGCAGTTCCCGCTCGCTGTCCTTGTACATGCGATAGGTCGTCATGTACGACTTGTGAGTTTCGAGTTTGTCCTTCATGCGCTCGCCCTTCTTGGGCACGTGAACGACCGTTGGGGCGATATCACGAGCGCGGCGGATGACGCGCTCGTTGTAGAATCCGCTGTCGGCAAGCAAGAGATCGATCTCGAAGGGATAGTTTTCGACGCGGGCGAGCACGCGCTCGACCGCGTCAGCCTCATCTTCGTCACTGCGGACGTAAGTCATCGCCAGCGTCACCGGCTTCCCGTTCGAGACGACGTACGCCGTGCAGTAGCGGTGGCAGGTCGTAGTCCCGTCCTTAGGAGCCATCGAACAGAGTTCGCCTTTCTCAGCATGGTGCTCGCCGTGGTAGGGATTGTCGATGAAGTCGATGGAGACGGTTCTCGACCGGTCAGGGTCGAAAATCGTCATGGCGAGCCGTGCGAGCAGAAGGTTGGCAACGACCTCAAGCCACTGACGGTTGAGTGTGTGGAGCCACCTCAAGACAGTGTCGTCACACGGCGTTCCCTCGGTATCGTTGCAGGTGT encodes:
- a CDS encoding DUF5785 family protein, encoding MDWPHDPDGEQGSEGRRQYGHAVLAKKINEEEDFPLSAADYVEQYGDHPIRIDYETVVSVEEIFGGVEKEEFGDFVEFHQELGRAMRENGYWFYEGAEQFVDGSA
- a CDS encoding ISH3-like element ISHla8 family transposase; this translates as MFTIPDPDEYLSASDVKDVAEEVITPLPLPGVEGSPLDPGDIWLVVILACTNQNSIWDTCNDTEGTPCDDTVLRWLHTLNRQWLEVVANLLLARLAMTIFDPDRSRTVSIDFIDNPYHGEHHAEKGELCSMAPKDGTTTCHRYCTAYVVSNGKPVTLAMTYVRSDEDEADAVERVLARVENYPFEIDLLLADSGFYNERVIRRARDIAPTVVHVPKKGERMKDKLETHKSYMTTYRMYKDSERELRFPLAVAVSYQNGDRGKHGEVVRGYVACGVTDRSAKQVEHRYRKRSGIETTYRLLRQARGITTTRDPVVRFAIMLVAALLENLWLVLRWAVVARPRRGGRDLPEEFTFKTFCDWIRHELEEELRRRWKIKANGVGVPASQATAAG